Part of the Musa acuminata AAA Group cultivar baxijiao chromosome BXJ2-7, Cavendish_Baxijiao_AAA, whole genome shotgun sequence genome is shown below.
CATCAATCAAATCACTAACCTTCGAAAGTGCAGTGTAGCAGCTCGGGAGAAGAAACCTAACGAAAACCAAGGCTGTGTATATCCATGGAAGTGCCCATGCCACCCGCATGCCTCTTCTTTCAAGGTATTTATGTTCCTTTCttatcttttctcctttttcGTTTGTGTTCTTCAATGTAACTTTTTCACAAGAATCTTGATCAAAGTGAGCCCTACTTTTGTAGATTTAGTATGTCAACACTATTTCTCCACCATGATGTGAAACCAAGCCTACTTGAACACTTCCCAAGATGTCAACACAGGCACTGCCCACTGTAGCACTTGGCCCCTCTCTGTTCGACCTCAATGTGCGGTCATGGAAGAGACGCTGCGTCCCAAATATCCTGAGACCAAAGCCTTAACCCTCTTTCTCCTCACCTTTCATGTCCCGCCCTTATCATGATCAtgtcataatcaaatcatcatcCGAGCCCTATCATTGTCTTGTCGGCCTTTAACCTTTTGGATCACAATATATTCCCATAGAAACGCATCTCAGCATGATATTACTTTTTACTAGACATGATATGATATGTTTCGATGTAGAGTAGGATACATGAGATGGACATAAATTATTTAGATCCAAGTAGAAGATAGACGGGAACATGAaactttaattaattatttatattctgaGTGCGTCAAGCTTAGGAGTCAGAATTACCtaataaaaattagaaatcagcaaaacaagtttttaaggggcacgaaaaaaaaaataataaaacacgGACGAGTGTTTTTATTTTTGTAGAAAACTTTATTTAGATATTTCTGTAATATTTAGGCGGTAATTAAATGTCTCGGGATTGTCTTGAAATTTAATCAAGTCAGAGGATGATTATGAAAATAACAGTGAATTAGAAACCAAAAATTAAAACAAGGAAGGGTTTTTGTGTAAATTTAATGGATAAGCGTCCGCACGCGTCATTAGTTCTGCGTGAAATGAATGCATGGTACTGTTATTCTAATTTGACGACTGCAGAGGACTATTGTGAAAAGATTAATGGGTTTAGGGATCAAATCGCAAATAAATGAAGCATTCCACCTTCCACATTCGGTGACGGGCGCTCGCCGAGGCCCCACCGAAGATAAAAAGCGCTCCTTTTCCCCGCAGCACAAAACCGCCCTTCCCTCCCTCCTTTCCTCGTCGCGTCTACGCgtctccttcctctttctctctctctctctctctctctctctctcatccttcGGCGTCGCCGGATCCCGAAGCCGAACCTTtatcctaaccctaaccctaacccttttTCCGTTGGTTGGTTTCTTCCCTTCCGACAGGGATCGGAtcgagggaggagaagggagaagGAAGGAGTAGGAGAGCGTGTCCTTCCATGGAATCCAACTCGATCGACGACTACTGGGTCGACGGCGGGGGATCCGATGCCGAGTTGCGCTGCGCCATCGAGAGCTTCTGCGACATGGTACCCACCACCGGGTGCGTTGCTTCTTTTCGTGTGTTTTGTTCTTGTTCATTTCTCGTCTCTAGATCGCATTGCCTTGACGCTAAATGGTTTGTGAAGTAATTGCGCTAATGTCTTTGGAATGGGAATTCTGTGACAGAGTGGGCATCGAGGAGGCTTATGGTGTGGAGCTGACTAGCCTAAAGAAAAGGTAGGTGTTTTCTTGATGTTGATTCTGATATGTTGCAACAGCATGTTAATGGAATCAGTTCTTCATCCTTTTCTGCTTCCTTTTGTTCTCTTTCCAACTTTTTTTGGATGGGGGATGGATTCTGGGGCTTACTTTATGTGCGTGATAGTTGTAGGGTAATTAAATATTATGATTCCTATATTCCAAAACTACGTTTTTATTGTTTGTGTTGGCTTACAAAAGGGGAGAACTTGAGATTAGCATCTCTTCTATGTAAAGGAAGGCAATTAATGTTGATACAAACACAGATTTCAGGACAACCTTAGGGTCAAATTTTGAGGTGGAATTAGAGTGTCTCACATGGCAAGGTAAGAGTCAGGTTTAAGAAGCGTAATACTTAGGTCCTTGTTTCTTCAGACAGCCGTCTGAAGAAATTGTATGTATAAAGGTTTTCAACTGAATCATGTCCGCTAGCTATGACTTGCTTCACCTTCCTTGGTTACCTAAGCAGATATACTTACACCATATACTTGCTTGGAGCATGCTAATATTGTGAAGCACTTTAAGAGTCACTAGGAAGGAGCAAATTTgattgcaatttttgttttttaataacTACGAGAAGATTTAGGGCTTGTTTTCTATAGTTTGGGAAACAGGGTTTGGGACGCCTGAGATCATATTGTAAGTTTATCCCAAATTTTATTGGTGTCTAACTGATATTTTTCAACTTGGTTCTTTTTATCTAGCTAAAACCAGATTATTATGAGCTGATTTCACTGTCATACTTTTGAGTGGCTTGTTAAAACTAACATAAACTTTGATTTTACAGGGCTAGAGATGATTCAACCACTGGACTCAAGTCAAAAGCTTGCCGTGAGAAAATGCGACGCGATAAGTTAAATGATAGGTGCTCATTGTTAAACTAAAATTCTCAAATACCAGAGTCTGCTAGTAAAtagcatgatcaattttttttctttttccctgtTAATGCTGCTGCTGTATTCCCTGTAATGCTACTTATCTGGAATTTCCTGTTCTCTGTAGGTTTTCAGAACTGTCTTTAATTCTTGACCCCAGTAGAACTCCTAAGTCTGACAAGGCAAGTATACTAAGTGATGCGGCTCGTGTGTTGGTACAGTTAAAAGCTGAAGCACAGGAACTTAAGGAATCGAATGACAAGCTTCAAGAAACAATTAAGGATCTGAAGGTCTGATTCTGTCCATATTCTTTCTCTATTGATGGGTGACAATGATCTCTGAGCAAGGTTTAAATGATTGAGCTGGGAATAGAGTTTTATCATTCAACATAATTGGATGGCAGTTTGGTTGGATTAGCTTACCAGATTGGGGGATTAGTATCTCTGCAGAAGTGGAGTAAAAGTAGTTAGAAAGAATAATCAGGgcgatgaaataataataataataataataataataataataatacatgatGTAATTGTTTTAAACATAAAGAATACCAAAGTAATTTATAAATAGCAAT
Proteins encoded:
- the LOC103990675 gene encoding transcription factor ILR3, whose translation is MESNSIDDYWVDGGGSDAELRCAIESFCDMVPTTGVGIEEAYGVELTSLKKRARDDSTTGLKSKACREKMRRDKLNDRFSELSLILDPSRTPKSDKASILSDAARVLVQLKAEAQELKESNDKLQETIKDLKVEKNELRDEKMKLKADKETLEQQVKAISMAPSGFMPHPLAYHPAAAPTTFSPHVQAPSNKAAHFPAYPGMAMWQWLPPAVMDTTQDSKLWPPNA